In Anaerolineales bacterium, a genomic segment contains:
- the chrA gene encoding chromate efflux transporter: MVEPDPAPISQMEILRTFLIFGLLSFGGPVAHLAFMQRELVERRKWLDNDEFLEVLAAINLVPGPNSTEMAFHIGLLKGGFWGQMMAAIGFVLPAVVFSAVGAAIYVAAGTLPRESILWRLVQGILVGMKPIILVLIASAALRLGVKALDNRAMRFLFGWALLVTALTLPPLMGLMGLAPLPISEFLLLILCGALYVIWRRRLSAGVLWWLPFVGVVGQVIEGIRPTALDLFARFVLIGGTLFGSGFVLASYMERAFVLETGWLTQQQLLDALAIGQATPGPVLSTSAAAGFIMTATPNNLWAGVIPALASAVGVFLPAFVIVLLFGRVIPYVRRSAAVMDFLKGVNAGVIALLVGTFVTLTWGTLLVGGGVEWLSVGLLGAAFLASERWRWSALRLVGMGIIVGVMRAFLGWV; the protein is encoded by the coding sequence TTGGTAGAACCCGATCCCGCGCCGATCTCGCAGATGGAGATTCTGCGCACCTTTTTGATCTTTGGCTTGCTCAGTTTTGGCGGACCCGTCGCTCACCTCGCCTTTATGCAGCGTGAGTTGGTAGAGCGCCGGAAGTGGCTGGACAACGACGAATTCTTAGAGGTCTTGGCGGCGATCAACCTTGTGCCGGGTCCGAACAGCACCGAAATGGCGTTCCATATCGGCTTGCTGAAGGGCGGGTTTTGGGGGCAGATGATGGCTGCTATTGGCTTTGTCTTGCCCGCTGTCGTTTTTTCGGCGGTGGGGGCGGCAATTTATGTGGCGGCGGGGACGCTCCCCCGTGAATCCATCCTGTGGCGGTTGGTACAGGGGATTTTGGTGGGGATGAAACCGATCATCCTTGTCCTGATCGCTAGTGCCGCGCTGCGTCTCGGCGTGAAGGCACTGGATAACAGGGCAATGCGCTTTTTGTTTGGTTGGGCGCTGCTGGTCACAGCCCTGACCCTTCCCCCGCTGATGGGTCTTATGGGGCTTGCCCCCCTGCCGATCTCCGAATTCCTTTTGCTGATCCTGTGTGGAGCGCTGTACGTGATATGGCGGCGGCGGCTGAGTGCGGGGGTCCTGTGGTGGCTGCCCTTTGTGGGTGTCGTGGGACAAGTGATCGAGGGGATCCGCCCCACTGCCCTTGATCTTTTTGCCCGCTTTGTCCTCATTGGCGGAACGCTGTTTGGGAGCGGGTTTGTCCTTGCCAGTTATATGGAACGTGCGTTTGTCCTTGAGACAGGGTGGCTGACCCAACAACAGCTTTTGGATGCGCTTGCCATTGGGCAGGCAACGCCCGGTCCTGTCCTCAGTACCTCGGCGGCGGCGGGGTTCATCATGACGGCGACGCCCAACAATTTATGGGCGGGGGTGATTCCGGCGTTGGCATCGGCGGTGGGAGTGTTCCTTCCGGCATTTGTGATTGTCTTGCTGTTCGGGCGGGTAATTCCCTATGTGCGCCGTTCGGCGGCGGTAATGGACTTTTTGAAGGGAGTCAACGCGGGCGTGATCGCCCTGCTGGTAGGGACATTCGTCACCCTAACATGGGGGACGCTGCTCGTCGGCGGGGGTGTGGAGTGGCTCTCGGTAGGCTTGTTGGGGGCGGCTTTTCTCGCCTCGGAACGGTGGCGGTGGTCAGCGCTGCGCTTAGTGGGGATGGGAATCATTGTCGGCGTGATGCGGGCGTTTTTGGGGTGGGTATAG
- a CDS encoding glycosyltransferase — MPIQPYTAPETPDLSILIVAWNVRDDLRACLQSIRSSVEDPPLRVEVIVVDSASADGTGEMIERDYPAVHYLPHAENIGFTRGNNLALQTARGRFLLLLNPDTLILGAALCLVEPR; from the coding sequence ATGCCGATTCAACCGTACACCGCGCCGGAAACGCCCGATCTCTCTATCCTGATCGTCGCTTGGAATGTCCGTGACGATCTCCGCGCTTGCCTTCAGTCCATCCGCAGCAGCGTGGAGGATCCACCCCTCCGCGTTGAGGTGATCGTTGTCGATTCAGCGAGCGCTGACGGCACAGGCGAGATGATCGAGCGCGACTATCCCGCCGTTCATTACCTTCCTCATGCAGAAAATATCGGCTTCACACGGGGGAACAACCTTGCCTTGCAAACGGCGCGAGGGCGCTTTTTGCTGCTGCTCAACCCCGATACGCTCATCCTCGGCGCGGCGCTTTGCTTGGTAGAGCCGAGATAA
- the tnpA gene encoding IS200/IS605 family transposase, which produces MSRYAVPMVEYRRSTGVVYALKYHLVWCPKHRRKVLVGAVEQDLRDLLQEKAKQRQVTIEALEVMPDHVHLFISALPSKAPRRG; this is translated from the coding sequence ATGTCGCGCTATGCTGTACCTATGGTCGAATATCGCCGTAGTACAGGCGTAGTTTATGCGCTGAAATATCACCTGGTCTGGTGTCCAAAGCACCGTCGCAAGGTTCTGGTGGGCGCCGTAGAGCAGGATTTGCGCGACTTGCTTCAGGAAAAAGCCAAACAACGGCAGGTCACGATTGAGGCGCTGGAAGTGATGCCCGATCATGTTCACCTGTTTATCTCGGCTCTACCAAGCAAAGCGCCGCGCCGAGGATGA
- a CDS encoding pentapeptide repeat-containing protein, whose product MNKRWLLLIGGVLLILTLVPTAWGLADQSGSKIADLALNFGSGMAGTFITFLLFNWLLNGVEKRLQTERDVQKLLLQARSKNRVDTYRALLELNVDGLLSKDASLLESKDFSEADWTEAALKGCGLRNVILNRTTANAADFRDADLRGARFLYATLRGAIFSRANLERVDFSHADLTGAKLANALNLQQVEFTGATMPNGIPFDAADQGVLDAEAFRTKYLIQD is encoded by the coding sequence ATGAACAAACGGTGGCTTTTGCTTATTGGCGGCGTCTTGCTCATCCTGACCCTCGTCCCCACCGCATGGGGGTTGGCTGACCAGAGCGGATCAAAGATCGCTGATCTCGCCCTCAATTTTGGGTCGGGCATGGCAGGGACGTTCATCACCTTCCTCTTGTTCAATTGGCTTTTGAACGGGGTGGAAAAGCGTCTTCAGACCGAGCGTGATGTCCAAAAACTGCTGCTCCAAGCGCGAAGCAAAAACCGCGTCGATACCTACCGCGCCCTGCTTGAACTGAACGTCGATGGGCTGCTCTCGAAGGATGCCAGCCTGTTGGAATCGAAGGATTTTAGCGAGGCGGATTGGACAGAAGCGGCGCTGAAAGGCTGCGGCTTGCGCAATGTGATCCTGAATCGGACGACGGCGAATGCTGCCGATTTCCGCGATGCCGATCTGCGTGGGGCGCGTTTTCTCTATGCCACGCTGCGCGGGGCGATTTTCAGCCGCGCCAACCTTGAACGGGTTGATTTTTCCCACGCGGACTTAACAGGGGCAAAGTTAGCGAACGCGCTGAACCTTCAGCAGGTGGAATTCACCGGCGCGACGATGCCCAACGGAATCCCCTTTGATGCCGCCGATCAAGGGGTGCTTGATGCCGAGGCGTTCCGCACCAAATACCTGATTCAGGATTAG
- a CDS encoding SDR family oxidoreductase, with the protein MTSESESAYLTSLFSLREQVALVTGSGGVLGGAMAHGLARAGARVVFLDRNVERGEANAAQVAAAGGEALALTADVLDRPALERDREVILARWGRIDVLVNAAGGNSPNATVPDDKAFFDLDPDALRANIDLNWLGTVLPSQVFGATMAAQGAGCIVNISSMAADRALTRVVAYSAAKAAVENLTRWLAVELARKYGAGVRVNALAPGFFVGNQNRALLHNPDGTLTPRGQAIHAHTPMKRFGSPDDLIGALIWLCSPAAAFVTGIVLPVDGGFSAFSGV; encoded by the coding sequence ATGACCTCTGAATCTGAATCAGCTTACCTCACGTCCCTATTTTCCCTGCGCGAACAGGTTGCTCTTGTCACAGGTTCGGGGGGCGTTCTCGGCGGGGCGATGGCGCACGGCTTGGCGCGTGCCGGAGCGCGAGTCGTCTTTCTGGATCGGAATGTCGAACGGGGGGAGGCGAACGCCGCCCAAGTGGCGGCGGCTGGCGGCGAGGCGCTGGCGCTCACCGCCGATGTCCTAGACCGCCCTGCCCTAGAACGAGATCGGGAGGTGATCCTCGCTCGATGGGGGCGGATTGATGTGCTGGTCAATGCCGCTGGCGGGAACAGCCCCAACGCCACTGTCCCCGACGACAAAGCCTTCTTCGATCTTGATCCTGATGCGCTCCGCGCTAACATTGATCTAAACTGGCTAGGGACGGTCTTACCCTCGCAGGTGTTCGGCGCAACAATGGCGGCGCAGGGCGCCGGCTGCATTGTGAACATCTCCTCGATGGCGGCAGACAGAGCGCTGACTCGTGTCGTCGCTTACAGCGCGGCAAAGGCGGCGGTGGAAAACCTCACCCGTTGGCTGGCGGTGGAACTGGCGCGGAAGTACGGCGCGGGCGTCCGCGTGAATGCCCTTGCGCCGGGTTTTTTCGTGGGAAACCAAAATCGGGCGCTGCTCCACAACCCCGATGGGACGCTCACCCCGCGTGGGCAGGCGATCCACGCCCATACCCCGATGAAACGCTTTGGCAGCCCGGACGATCTGATCGGAGCGCTGATCTGGCTGTGCAGTCCGGCAGCGGCGTTCGTCACCGGAATCGTCCTCCCCGTCGATGGTGGCTTTTCGGCGTTCAGCGGGGTCTAA
- a CDS encoding aminopeptidase produces MDSRTQKMAEVIVNYSLAVKPGEVCLFRGTSPLAQPLMRALTAEALKAGGVPFNYVHMSGEGVVLLEHGAVAQIERLNPMLKLMYETASCIVRIEAEEETGALVAFPPEKQQAYMRSKGGIINIQMDREAARTLRRCTTLYPTPAYARDAGMSETDYENFVFGACMVAEPDPLRFWHELSAMQDKLITWLRGKKAFHVQGKNIDLTFSAEGRLWENANGKFNFPDGEIFTGPVENSVNGWVRFTYPAIYNGNIVRGAELHFKDGVVVKATAAENESFLLATLDTDEGARRLGEFAIGTNRGVNRFTGQILFDEKIQGTVHMALGKAYASTGAVNHSAIHWDMICDMRDGGVIRVDGETFYENGEFLVL; encoded by the coding sequence ATGGATTCCCGCACTCAAAAAATGGCGGAAGTGATCGTGAATTATTCGCTGGCGGTCAAACCCGGCGAGGTCTGTTTATTCCGAGGGACTTCGCCATTGGCGCAGCCGCTTATGCGGGCGCTCACCGCCGAGGCACTCAAGGCAGGCGGCGTCCCGTTCAATTACGTCCACATGAGCGGCGAGGGCGTCGTTTTGTTGGAACACGGCGCGGTAGCGCAGATTGAACGCCTAAATCCGATGCTCAAGCTGATGTACGAAACAGCATCGTGCATCGTGCGCATTGAGGCGGAAGAAGAAACCGGCGCGTTGGTCGCCTTCCCACCCGAAAAACAACAAGCGTACATGCGCTCCAAAGGAGGGATCATCAACATTCAGATGGATCGGGAGGCAGCGCGAACGCTCCGCCGCTGCACAACCCTTTACCCCACGCCCGCCTATGCCCGCGACGCCGGCATGAGCGAGACCGATTACGAAAATTTCGTCTTTGGGGCGTGCATGGTTGCCGAGCCAGACCCGCTTCGCTTTTGGCACGAACTCTCCGCCATGCAAGACAAGCTGATCACCTGGCTGCGCGGGAAGAAAGCCTTCCATGTGCAAGGCAAAAACATCGATCTCACCTTCAGCGCCGAAGGACGCCTTTGGGAAAACGCCAACGGGAAATTTAACTTTCCCGATGGCGAAATCTTCACCGGACCCGTCGAAAACAGCGTGAACGGGTGGGTGCGCTTCACCTATCCGGCAATCTACAATGGGAATATCGTGCGCGGGGCAGAACTTCATTTCAAGGATGGCGTCGTCGTGAAGGCGACGGCAGCCGAGAACGAATCGTTTCTACTCGCCACCCTCGATACCGATGAAGGGGCGCGGCGTCTGGGCGAATTTGCTATTGGGACGAATCGCGGGGTGAATCGCTTCACAGGGCAAATCCTCTTTGATGAGAAGATTCAGGGGACGGTTCACATGGCGTTGGGGAAGGCGTATGCCAGCACCGGCGCAGTGAACCATTCGGCAATCCATTGGGACATGATCTGCGACATGCGCGATGGTGGCGTGATCCGTGTTGATGGTGAAACCTTCTACGAGAACGGTGAATTTTTGGTGCTGTAG
- a CDS encoding beta-galactosidase, translating into MSTFSVGGGQFWLNDNPLFLQAGEFHYFRTPIDQWSHSLGLLRTAGFNAVATYIPWLWHQPEPRHTDLDGHTHPMRSLSGFLDLAAQMGFLIIARPGPYIMAETINEGIPPWVFSQYPQAAFIGQDGKAHNVASYLHPDFLRCVEGWYQAVFEVLAPRQISRGGNIVLTQLDNEMGMIQWVRNVIDLNPDTLARFGDFLRTHYGERLTQHYPALNLTDFLVGQIAHPQSSHASLVIEDYRRFYRTYLRDYASHLWERAKAHGMETPAVINIHGFGNGGKTFPIGLSQLVEVIALEGMISATDVYPIFIGEGNFHQLLLVNEMTKAWQNPEQALFSIEFQAGGNQDFSGAQSSLYELHSRLCISCGMRAVNHYLFFDGENDPLLSPIKRHDWGHPVRKDGSLRSHYHRYPKLSRVLKAYGADLMRAQPKAVTTIGVLLDYFMTEVNNTFTRPTTDILTHQREVILFDFLARGLALTHRPFDALDLTRADLDVEQTPILWVMMDKLCETASQLKLQEYVQKGGTLILVGRMCAETFEHTPCTILQETIGIQSIHSVPPFMPAALQAFAYRDVPVSFMETYSGDFDEVFATSAEGQPVGFIKQVGMGQVMVFGAALAANTPDDLDILRQMADRMGCPPQFTLSSWADVRLSDGENGGFLFITNYQDDPLETTIAAADVSLFGGHRLRLPARSGAILPLEWHIRPEIVIHYLTSEVIEIIDEGGRLTLRTEQPEFWAEVSLSGYQCDESLIVGQVGDQRLKLRGRDGVMVLQQN; encoded by the coding sequence GTGAGTACATTTTCTGTAGGCGGCGGGCAGTTTTGGCTGAACGATAACCCACTCTTCCTTCAGGCGGGTGAGTTCCACTACTTTCGCACCCCCATCGATCAGTGGTCCCATTCTCTTGGATTACTGCGCACAGCCGGATTCAATGCAGTAGCAACCTATATCCCATGGCTATGGCATCAACCCGAACCGCGACACACTGATTTAGATGGACACACCCACCCCATGCGCAGTTTGTCCGGGTTTCTTGATCTAGCCGCACAGATGGGCTTTTTAATCATCGCCCGCCCTGGTCCTTACATTATGGCGGAGACCATCAACGAGGGCATCCCACCCTGGGTGTTCAGCCAATATCCCCAAGCGGCGTTCATTGGGCAGGACGGTAAAGCCCACAATGTAGCCAGTTACTTGCACCCAGATTTTTTGAGGTGTGTTGAAGGCTGGTATCAGGCGGTGTTTGAGGTTCTAGCGCCGCGCCAAATATCGCGGGGGGGCAACATCGTCCTCACCCAGTTGGATAATGAGATGGGCATGATCCAGTGGGTGCGGAATGTGATCGATCTCAACCCGGACACCCTCGCTCGGTTTGGGGATTTTCTGCGCACCCATTACGGGGAGCGCCTTACCCAACACTACCCCGCCCTCAATCTGACAGATTTCCTTGTGGGGCAGATCGCCCACCCTCAGAGTTCCCATGCGTCCCTGGTGATCGAAGACTATCGGCGTTTCTACCGCACTTACCTGCGCGACTATGCTTCACATTTGTGGGAGCGGGCGAAAGCGCACGGTATGGAAACCCCAGCCGTAATTAACATTCATGGGTTTGGCAACGGCGGAAAAACCTTCCCTATCGGGCTTTCCCAGTTGGTGGAAGTGATCGCTCTGGAGGGTATGATCAGTGCCACCGATGTGTATCCGATCTTCATCGGGGAAGGCAACTTTCATCAACTGCTGCTGGTGAATGAGATGACCAAAGCCTGGCAAAATCCAGAGCAAGCGCTCTTTTCGATTGAGTTTCAGGCGGGCGGAAACCAGGATTTCAGCGGCGCCCAAAGCTCACTCTACGAGTTGCACAGCCGCCTGTGTATTTCTTGTGGGATGCGGGCGGTGAATCACTATCTGTTTTTCGACGGCGAAAATGATCCCTTGCTCAGTCCGATAAAGCGCCACGACTGGGGGCATCCGGTACGTAAAGATGGCAGCCTGCGCAGCCATTATCACCGCTATCCTAAACTTTCGCGGGTGTTGAAGGCATACGGTGCTGATCTGATGCGGGCGCAGCCCAAAGCCGTGACCACCATCGGCGTTTTGCTCGATTATTTTATGACTGAAGTGAACAACACCTTTACCCGCCCCACTACGGACATTCTGACCCATCAGCGGGAGGTGATTTTGTTCGATTTTCTAGCGCGTGGGTTAGCCCTAACCCACCGCCCTTTTGACGCCCTCGACCTGACTCGCGCTGACCTCGATGTGGAACAGACACCCATCCTTTGGGTGATGATGGACAAACTGTGTGAAACAGCCAGCCAGTTGAAACTACAAGAGTACGTTCAGAAGGGCGGGACGTTGATCCTTGTTGGGCGCATGTGCGCAGAGACCTTTGAGCATACCCCCTGCACGATCTTGCAAGAAACAATCGGCATTCAGTCCATCCACAGCGTCCCGCCCTTTATGCCCGCTGCACTCCAAGCCTTTGCCTACCGAGATGTTCCGGTCTCGTTTATGGAAACCTATTCGGGGGACTTTGATGAAGTGTTTGCTACTTCAGCAGAGGGGCAGCCTGTGGGCTTCATCAAACAGGTAGGGATGGGTCAGGTGATGGTCTTTGGTGCAGCGTTAGCGGCAAATACCCCCGACGATTTAGATATTCTGCGCCAGATGGCAGATCGGATGGGCTGTCCGCCCCAGTTCACCTTAAGCAGTTGGGCTGATGTGCGTCTTTCCGATGGCGAAAACGGAGGGTTCTTGTTCATCACTAACTATCAGGATGATCCCCTTGAAACGACCATTGCCGCCGCTGACGTTTCCCTTTTTGGCGGACACAGGTTAAGGCTTCCGGCACGGTCTGGGGCTATCTTGCCTCTAGAGTGGCACATCCGACCGGAGATCGTCATCCATTACCTGACCTCAGAGGTGATTGAGATCATTGACGAAGGGGGGCGGCTAACGCTTAGAACAGAGCAGCCAGAGTTTTGGGCTGAAGTCAGTCTCAGCGGGTATCAGTGTGATGAGTCCTTGATTGTTGGGCAGGTGGGGGACCAGCGTCTCAAACTGAGAGGGAGAGATGGGGTTATGGTTTTACAGCAAAATTGA
- a CDS encoding DinB family protein — protein sequence MTHPLVLQLRFTRSEFQRALAGISEEDGFRRIEPMNSLGWVVAHLSWQEQRYWLTAAQGQTPFPDVNDAGFGKPASTPSISAMWEVWRTITAAADPFLETITTDLLTTHFTLNEKSLPESIGSMLRRMTYHYWYHIGESQAIRQLLGHTDLGVFVGAIHAEAPYIPE from the coding sequence ATGACCCATCCCCTTGTTTTGCAACTGCGCTTCACCCGCAGCGAGTTTCAACGGGCGCTGGCAGGAATCAGCGAGGAAGACGGTTTCCGCCGCATTGAGCCAATGAATTCCCTCGGTTGGGTGGTCGCCCATTTGTCGTGGCAAGAACAGCGCTATTGGCTGACGGCGGCGCAAGGACAGACCCCTTTTCCCGACGTGAACGATGCTGGATTCGGCAAACCCGCCAGCACACCGTCGATCAGCGCTATGTGGGAGGTCTGGCGGACGATCACGGCTGCCGCCGACCCCTTCCTAGAGACGATCACCACCGACCTTTTGACGACCCACTTCACCCTGAACGAAAAGTCTCTCCCCGAAAGCATCGGATCGATGCTGCGGCGGATGACGTATCACTATTGGTATCACATCGGGGAGTCGCAGGCGATCCGCCAACTTTTGGGGCATACCGATTTGGGCGTGTTCGTTGGGGCGATCCACGCCGAAGCGCCTTACATCCCCGAATGA
- a CDS encoding LacI family DNA-binding transcriptional regulator: MTTIRDVATRAGVSVTTASYVLNQKGTISDATRKRVMEAATELNYHPNAFARNLKKRKTHTIGVFISRFGGSFYEEILEGIHSVILETDYELLVCPESRSPRRILLHRQVDGAIVFDSKISNETLLKLAASRFPVVVLDRPLQSDFIVTLLLDNAQGVRQVFHHLYAQGLQKLAFVAGAADSFDNAERMATFLAEAEQHQIQVPVYQANFTEVSGYEAAQMVFAGNDLPNAVFCANDQMAIGFLRAMHERGLRAPTDIALVGFDDIALSRHTDPPLSTLRESRFEWGAAAARQLIDFLDKEMPFQIDRIPVQFIARQSSML, from the coding sequence ATGACCACCATTCGAGATGTCGCCACCCGCGCGGGGGTGAGTGTCACCACCGCGTCGTATGTTCTCAATCAGAAAGGGACGATTAGCGATGCCACCCGCAAGCGGGTAATGGAGGCTGCTACAGAGCTTAACTACCACCCCAACGCCTTCGCCCGAAACCTCAAAAAGCGCAAAACCCACACCATCGGGGTGTTTATCTCCCGTTTTGGCGGCTCCTTTTATGAGGAGATTTTGGAAGGCATTCACAGCGTCATTTTAGAGACTGATTACGAATTGTTGGTATGCCCGGAAAGCCGTTCCCCCCGACGAATTCTCCTTCATCGTCAGGTGGATGGGGCGATTGTGTTCGACTCCAAAATTTCCAATGAGACTCTGCTCAAACTGGCGGCTAGTCGCTTTCCTGTGGTGGTCTTAGATCGCCCCTTGCAAAGCGATTTTATTGTCACCTTGCTGTTGGATAACGCGCAAGGGGTTCGCCAAGTATTTCACCATCTTTACGCGCAGGGGTTACAAAAGTTGGCGTTTGTCGCCGGCGCTGCTGATTCCTTCGATAATGCCGAACGTATGGCGACCTTCCTTGCGGAGGCTGAACAGCATCAGATACAGGTCCCCGTGTATCAAGCCAATTTTACAGAGGTTTCAGGCTATGAGGCGGCTCAGATGGTTTTTGCGGGGAACGATCTGCCCAATGCCGTTTTTTGTGCGAATGACCAGATGGCTATTGGCTTCTTGCGTGCCATGCATGAGCGTGGACTTCGCGCTCCCACCGATATTGCCCTTGTTGGCTTTGATGATATTGCCCTTTCACGGCACACCGATCCCCCGCTTTCGACGCTCAGGGAGTCGCGTTTTGAGTGGGGCGCGGCTGCGGCGCGACAGTTAATCGACTTCCTTGATAAGGAAATGCCCTTTCAGATAGATCGCATTCCTGTCCAATTCATCGCACGCCAATCATCTATGTTGTAG
- a CDS encoding viroplasmin family protein — MAAKPVKKWYVVWAGRTPGIYETWAACEAQVKGFPQARHKAFLSLAEAKAAFEQPAESYIKKGTPPSAEGQPAAKPAHVVRTARTAPLPELIWDSWAVDAACAGVPGPVEYRGVDTYTKEELFRVGPYPDGTNNIGEFLAIVHALALLTKAGKTTPVYSDSRTAISWVRQKKCKTTHLRRASNDTLFELVERAEKWLNEHEYSSPVLKWETSHWGENPADFGRK; from the coding sequence ATGGCTGCGAAACCCGTAAAAAAATGGTACGTCGTCTGGGCGGGGCGCACCCCGGGTATCTACGAGACATGGGCGGCGTGTGAGGCACAGGTAAAGGGCTTTCCTCAGGCGCGGCATAAGGCGTTCCTCTCCCTTGCCGAGGCAAAGGCAGCCTTTGAGCAGCCCGCTGAGTCGTACATCAAGAAAGGCACGCCCCCTTCCGCCGAAGGGCAGCCCGCCGCAAAACCAGCCCATGTGGTGCGCACCGCCCGTACAGCCCCCCTGCCAGAGTTGATCTGGGACAGTTGGGCGGTGGATGCCGCCTGTGCGGGCGTGCCGGGTCCGGTGGAATATCGGGGGGTGGACACCTATACAAAAGAAGAACTTTTTCGCGTGGGACCCTACCCCGATGGGACGAACAACATCGGGGAGTTTTTGGCGATTGTTCACGCCCTTGCCCTCCTCACAAAGGCGGGCAAGACTACCCCCGTCTACAGTGACTCCCGCACAGCAATCAGTTGGGTGCGCCAGAAAAAATGCAAGACAACCCATCTGCGCCGCGCCTCGAACGATACCCTGTTCGAACTTGTGGAGAGGGCGGAAAAATGGCTGAACGAACATGAGTACAGCAGTCCCGTCCTCAAGTGGGAAACTTCTCATTGGGGCGAAAATCCGGCAGATTTTGGACGGAAGTAA
- a CDS encoding carbohydrate ABC transporter permease, giving the protein MVERLRGFLFGSRARHGAIFTLVLYALLIAIGFVYLHPLLFMFVTSIKSPNDLLNPMVQWVPTEFYPGNYLKAFRVLNYVNTLLASVLISVIPSLLQTFVASLVGYGLARYRFWGKPIVLLLLLATFIIPPQNTVIPQMLTYRDMGLLGNPLALILPALMGQGFRSAIFVLIFYQNFLSLPKVLEESARLDGASDVRIFFTVAMPAALPAYIVSFIFSVVWYWNETFLTVIFLEGGTTTLPMQLSKFVQAYENLYPPGVVNVFDRLNEAVKMSGTFLNILPLLVMYFILQRWFVESVERSGVTGE; this is encoded by the coding sequence ATGGTAGAGCGGCTGCGTGGATTCCTCTTTGGCAGCCGCGCCCGACACGGGGCGATCTTTACTCTCGTCTTGTATGCGCTGTTGATCGCCATCGGCTTTGTCTATTTGCATCCGCTGCTGTTCATGTTTGTGACCAGCATCAAAAGCCCCAATGATTTGCTCAACCCCATGGTGCAGTGGGTGCCAACCGAGTTCTATCCGGGCAACTACCTGAAGGCGTTCCGCGTATTGAACTACGTCAACACCTTGCTGGCTTCGGTGCTAATCAGTGTGATTCCATCGCTGCTTCAGACATTTGTTGCCTCCCTAGTGGGCTATGGGTTGGCACGCTACCGCTTCTGGGGCAAGCCTATCGTTCTGCTGCTTTTACTGGCGACTTTCATCATCCCCCCACAGAACACCGTCATCCCGCAGATGCTCACCTATCGAGACATGGGGCTGTTGGGAAATCCGCTGGCGCTCATTTTGCCTGCTCTCATGGGGCAAGGCTTCAGAAGTGCGATTTTCGTCCTGATTTTTTACCAAAACTTTCTTTCACTGCCCAAAGTATTGGAGGAATCAGCCCGCCTTGATGGTGCTTCTGATGTACGCATTTTCTTCACGGTGGCAATGCCCGCCGCACTTCCAGCCTATATTGTTTCGTTCATTTTCTCGGTAGTGTGGTATTGGAACGAAACCTTTCTCACGGTGATCTTCTTGGAAGGGGGTACAACCACCCTGCCAATGCAGCTCTCCAAATTTGTACAGGCTTACGAAAACCTTTATCCGCCGGGCGTGGTCAACGTTTTTGACCGATTGAATGAGGCGGTCAAAATGAGCGGCACATTTTTGAATATCCTACCTCTGCTGGTGATGTACTTCATTTTGCAACGGTGGTTTGTCGAATCGGTTGAACGAAGCGGGGTTACTGGCGAATGA
- a CDS encoding DNA adenine methylase, whose amino-acid sequence MFIFLDPPYWKTTNSRLYGVNGVLHTGFDHSRFAEAVKSCPHRWLITYDDSPSIRDLYQFAAVSSWELQYGMNNVNQATAPRGAELLIKNKHPSP is encoded by the coding sequence GTGTTTATCTTCCTCGATCCGCCTTATTGGAAGACAACAAATTCTCGACTCTACGGGGTGAATGGGGTGCTCCATACAGGGTTTGATCATAGTCGTTTTGCCGAAGCCGTAAAGTCGTGTCCCCATCGCTGGCTAATCACCTATGACGATTCCCCCTCTATTCGTGATTTGTATCAGTTTGCTGCCGTATCCTCTTGGGAATTGCAGTATGGCATGAATAATGTCAACCAAGCGACAGCGCCACGCGGCGCAGAATTGTTGATCAAAAACAAGCACCCTTCCCCTTAA